Proteins co-encoded in one Betaproteobacteria bacterium genomic window:
- a CDS encoding benzoate-CoA ligase family protein yields MAGMSTADRSTSPPVVRIPDVYNAAHDLVERNLGPQRRNKTAFIDDGGRHTYGELAQRVDRFGSGLLRAGMRPEERVMVCLLDSVDFPTAFLGCIKAGIVPIPVNTLLTTADYEYMLRDSRARALVVSAPLLPQFAPLLARLPHLRHVIVSGGDAGDHVALDALLASGEPALEAAATCADDACFWLYSSGSTGSPKGTVHAHGSMIHTFEYYARAVLGIREDDIVFSAAKLYFAYGLGNALVFPMAVGATAVLMAERPTPASVFHRLREHRPTVFYAVPTLYASMLASPDLPPRSDVSLRVATSAGEALPPEIGRRVSEHFGIDVLDGIGSTEMLHIFLSNRPGDVRFGTTGKPVPGYELKLVDENGEEVADGEQGELQIRGITSALCYWNNRVKSRHTFVGAWTRSGDKYLRDPDGYYVYCGRSDDMLKVSGIYVSPVEVEAALISHGAVLEAAVIGSPDSDELIKPKAFVVLKPGIVQSPALADELRRHVKSMLAPYKYPRWIEFVTDLPKTATGKIQRFRLRAMDRPDR; encoded by the coding sequence ATGGCCGGAATGAGCACGGCGGATCGCTCCACGAGCCCGCCCGTGGTCCGGATACCGGACGTCTACAACGCCGCCCACGATCTCGTCGAACGCAATCTCGGGCCGCAACGGCGGAACAAGACCGCGTTCATCGACGACGGCGGACGTCACACCTACGGCGAACTGGCCCAGCGAGTCGACCGGTTCGGCAGCGGTCTCCTGCGTGCAGGAATGCGCCCGGAAGAGCGGGTGATGGTGTGCCTCCTGGACAGCGTGGACTTCCCGACCGCGTTCCTCGGCTGCATCAAGGCCGGGATCGTGCCGATTCCCGTCAACACGCTCCTGACGACGGCCGACTACGAGTACATGCTGCGGGACAGCCGGGCCAGGGCCCTGGTGGTATCCGCGCCGCTGCTCCCTCAATTCGCGCCGTTGCTCGCGCGTCTGCCGCACCTGCGGCACGTGATCGTCTCGGGCGGGGACGCGGGCGACCACGTTGCCCTGGACGCATTGCTTGCTTCGGGCGAGCCGGCGCTGGAAGCGGCCGCCACATGCGCCGACGACGCGTGCTTCTGGCTCTACTCGTCCGGCTCCACCGGCTCGCCCAAGGGAACGGTCCACGCTCACGGCAGCATGATCCACACGTTCGAGTACTACGCACGGGCCGTGCTGGGCATTCGCGAGGACGACATCGTGTTCTCGGCCGCCAAGCTCTATTTCGCCTACGGTCTGGGCAACGCGCTCGTGTTTCCCATGGCGGTGGGCGCCACGGCCGTTCTCATGGCCGAGAGGCCCACGCCGGCCTCGGTCTTCCACCGTTTGCGGGAGCACCGGCCCACCGTCTTCTACGCCGTTCCCACGCTCTACGCTTCCATGCTGGCGAGTCCCGACCTGCCCCCGCGCTCCGATGTCTCGCTGCGGGTGGCGACCTCGGCAGGCGAGGCGCTGCCGCCGGAGATCGGCCGGCGAGTGAGCGAGCATTTCGGCATCGATGTCCTGGACGGCATCGGTTCCACGGAGATGCTGCACATCTTCCTGTCCAACCGTCCGGGGGATGTCCGGTTCGGCACGACAGGCAAGCCTGTGCCGGGGTACGAACTGAAGCTCGTCGACGAGAACGGGGAGGAGGTGGCGGACGGCGAACAGGGAGAACTGCAGATCCGCGGCATCACGAGCGCGCTGTGCTACTGGAACAACCGTGTCAAGAGCCGCCACACCTTCGTCGGCGCGTGGACACGCAGCGGTGACAAGTACCTGCGAGACCCGGACGGATACTACGTGTACTGCGGCCGCAGCGACGACATGCTCAAGGTGAGCGGCATCTACGTCTCGCCCGTGGAAGTGGAAGCGGCCCTCATCAGCCATGGTGCAGTTCTCGAAGCGGCCGTCATCGGGAGCCCGGACTCGGACGAGTTGATCAAGCCCAAGGCCTTCGTCGTGCTCAAGCCCGGCATTGTCCAGTCCCCGGCGCTGGCCGACGAACTGCGCCGGCACGTGAAATCGATGCTTGCCCCGTACAAGTATCCACGGTGGATCGAATTCGTGACCGACCTGCCCAAGACCGCCACAGGCAAGATCCAGCGGTTCAGGCTCCGGGCCATGGACAGGCCGGATCGCTGA
- a CDS encoding STAS domain-containing protein, with protein sequence MKVEVTELPGNMVRLDLAGRLDIEGTQKAETIVSPIVTARQMRVIFNLSSVTFMASVGIRLLLSAALAQDGMGGKVVVAMPQGIVRAILETAGVDQLVPIYDSLEAAQAGLDFA encoded by the coding sequence ATGAAAGTGGAAGTCACCGAGCTGCCCGGAAACATGGTGCGCCTCGACCTTGCCGGTCGCCTCGACATCGAGGGCACCCAGAAGGCCGAGACAATCGTCTCGCCGATCGTCACCGCGCGCCAGATGCGGGTCATCTTCAACCTGTCTTCCGTGACGTTCATGGCGTCCGTGGGCATCCGCCTGCTGCTGTCGGCAGCGCTGGCCCAGGATGGCATGGGAGGCAAAGTGGTGGTCGCCATGCCGCAGGGCATCGTGCGGGCGATCCTGGAAACGGCCGGCGTGGACCAGCTCGTGCCGATCTACGACAGCCTCGAGGCGGCACAGGCCGGCCTGGATTTCGCCTGA
- a CDS encoding SpoIIE family protein phosphatase, with protein MSTHAAKGSVDCRQLQLPADVDAVASASAWVRVVCQEWLVEADLIHRVDLCVSELLTNIVSHGFARADSGRRVELSMECAGETLRVTIGDDGVPFNLLEHPPHVPPSSLAAARIGGLGIHLVRSFADRIGYVRQGHRNVTTLSFGLPALPPAGQAHRPRGAERRRARSQTARDNDAERRSGEDRRRYAFIADFPIFEGVDPAALEPVMSRCAISDLTDGEVLLRPGEQNQYVAFVISGRLRVHFESPESSDFIEVLAGDCVGEMSVIDGSPVSAFVVSDRNCRALLVPGEVFVQQFLIIPRVARNVIGMLANRMRRNNRIIIDRYEASLKLERLEQELEAAREIQAGMLPPGHALLAGVPELQCAARMRSARDVGGDLYDAFFVDADHVVIAVGDVCGKGMPAALFMVKSVTLLRGEAVQRAGGSALSASALVERVNTGLYLSMQGRAFVTLFCAIYELSTGRLAYVNAGHNPPLLIQPDAPPVSLAQPRNLVCGVKECLSYRSGEVVLEPGATLLLYTDGVTEACSPSGQMFGEERLREFLAGTSTSDAPDVLAGLFEEVDRFTAGNGDHDDVTALVLARRPQPSERSGR; from the coding sequence GTGAGCACGCACGCGGCAAAGGGGTCCGTCGACTGCCGCCAGCTGCAGCTGCCCGCAGACGTTGATGCGGTGGCGAGCGCCAGCGCGTGGGTCCGGGTGGTGTGCCAGGAATGGCTCGTCGAGGCGGACCTCATCCATCGGGTGGATCTCTGCGTGAGCGAGCTGCTGACGAACATCGTGAGCCACGGGTTCGCGCGCGCCGATTCGGGCCGTCGCGTGGAACTGTCGATGGAGTGTGCAGGCGAGACGCTGCGCGTGACGATCGGCGACGACGGCGTGCCCTTCAATCTGCTGGAGCACCCGCCTCATGTGCCGCCGTCTTCCCTCGCGGCGGCCCGCATCGGCGGCCTGGGCATCCACCTCGTGAGGTCGTTCGCGGACCGCATCGGCTACGTCCGGCAGGGCCACCGCAATGTCACCACGCTGTCGTTCGGCCTGCCGGCCCTTCCGCCTGCCGGACAGGCCCATCGTCCTCGCGGCGCCGAGCGCCGACGCGCCCGGTCGCAGACCGCGCGGGACAACGACGCGGAACGGCGATCCGGCGAAGACCGGCGCCGATACGCGTTCATCGCCGACTTTCCGATCTTCGAGGGCGTCGACCCTGCAGCGCTGGAACCTGTGATGAGCCGCTGCGCCATCTCCGATCTCACCGACGGCGAGGTGCTGCTGCGCCCAGGTGAACAGAACCAGTACGTCGCCTTCGTCATCTCCGGCCGGTTGCGGGTGCACTTCGAATCGCCGGAATCGTCCGACTTCATCGAAGTGCTGGCGGGCGACTGCGTCGGCGAGATGTCGGTGATCGACGGCAGCCCCGTCTCTGCCTTCGTGGTGAGTGACCGGAACTGCCGTGCGCTGCTCGTTCCAGGAGAGGTCTTCGTGCAGCAGTTCCTGATCATTCCCCGGGTCGCCCGGAACGTCATCGGGATGCTGGCAAACCGGATGCGCCGAAACAACCGGATCATCATCGACCGGTACGAGGCGAGCCTCAAGCTGGAACGCCTCGAGCAGGAACTGGAGGCGGCCCGCGAGATCCAGGCGGGAATGCTGCCGCCCGGCCATGCGTTGCTCGCCGGTGTCCCGGAACTGCAATGCGCTGCCCGGATGCGTTCGGCGCGCGATGTGGGGGGCGACCTGTACGACGCGTTCTTCGTGGACGCGGACCACGTAGTCATCGCCGTCGGCGATGTGTGCGGAAAGGGCATGCCGGCGGCACTGTTCATGGTGAAGTCGGTGACTCTCCTCCGCGGTGAGGCCGTGCAGCGCGCCGGCGGCAGCGCCCTGTCAGCGTCGGCCCTGGTGGAAAGAGTCAACACCGGTCTGTATCTCAGCATGCAAGGCCGCGCATTCGTCACGCTCTTCTGCGCGATCTACGAGCTGTCGACCGGCCGCCTTGCGTACGTCAACGCGGGACACAACCCTCCGCTGCTGATCCAGCCGGATGCGCCGCCCGTCAGCCTCGCCCAGCCGCGCAATCTGGTGTGCGGCGTGAAGGAGTGCCTGTCCTATCGGAGCGGCGAGGTGGTGCTCGAGCCGGGCGCGACGCTCCTGCTGTACACGGACGGGGTCACGGAAGCGTGCTCGCCGTCGGGACAGATGTTCGGCGAGGAGCGGTTGAGGGAATTTCTCGCGGGAACGTCGACCTCCGACGCGCCCGATGTTCTGGCCGGCCTCTTCGAGGAGGTCGATCGATTCACGGCGGGCAACGGCGACCACGACGACGTCACGGCGCTCGTGCTGGCGCGCCGGCCACAGCCCTCCGAACGATCAGGACGATGA
- a CDS encoding YeeE/YedE family protein — MRAATGFIAGVVFGAGLLVSQMTNPAKVRAFLDVTGAWDPSLALVMAGAVAVFGIAYRLSRRETARPVFGERFHVPDSQVVDARLIAGSLLFGAGWGLSGFCPGPAVVSAGFGDARVWVFLASTVAGVLLFRRWRAPSSS; from the coding sequence ATGCGGGCTGCGACGGGATTCATCGCGGGCGTCGTGTTCGGTGCCGGTCTGCTCGTGTCGCAGATGACGAATCCGGCCAAGGTGCGCGCGTTTCTCGATGTGACGGGTGCGTGGGATCCGAGTCTTGCATTGGTGATGGCCGGTGCCGTGGCGGTCTTCGGCATCGCGTATCGACTGAGCCGCCGGGAGACCGCCCGCCCGGTGTTCGGCGAGCGCTTTCACGTGCCGGATTCGCAGGTCGTTGACGCTCGTCTGATTGCCGGCAGTCTGCTGTTCGGCGCAGGCTGGGGATTGAGCGGTTTCTGCCCCGGTCCGGCCGTCGTCAGCGCTGGATTCGGCGATGCGCGGGTGTGGGTCTTCCTTGCGTCGACCGTCGCGGGCGTCCTGCTGTTTCGCCGGTGGCGCGCGCCGTCATCGTCCTGA
- a CDS encoding YeeE/YedE family protein produces the protein MTVAQFTPWSALAGGLLIGAGSAVLWWGIGRIAGVSNILGQLLSWERGHRAWRVAFLLGLFVTGLAAGVFVGDRLPFELAGGYGRAAVAGALVGFGTQMANGCTSGHGVCGMGRLSKRSIAATLCFMLAAGVMVFLTSGS, from the coding sequence ATGACGGTGGCCCAGTTCACACCCTGGTCCGCGCTCGCGGGCGGATTGCTCATCGGTGCCGGAAGCGCAGTGCTGTGGTGGGGCATCGGCCGCATCGCCGGTGTTTCCAACATCCTCGGTCAGCTGCTTTCCTGGGAGCGGGGTCACCGGGCCTGGCGCGTGGCATTTCTGCTCGGCTTGTTCGTGACGGGGTTGGCCGCCGGCGTGTTCGTGGGCGACCGGCTGCCATTCGAGCTGGCGGGCGGTTACGGCCGCGCGGCAGTCGCGGGAGCACTGGTCGGATTCGGCACGCAGATGGCCAACGGATGCACCAGCGGTCACGGCGTCTGCGGGATGGGACGTCTGTCGAAGCGGTCCATTGCCGCCACCCTGTGCTTCATGCTGGCGGCCGGTGTGATGGTCTTTCTGACATCGGGATCGTGA
- a CDS encoding Zn-dependent hydrolase, whose product MSAHESLRVNGARLWDSLMTLAEIGATPKGGVRRLALTDADRQGRDLVVRWCREAGLAVSVDRIGNIFARRAGTDASRLPVIAGSHIDTQPSGGKFDGNYGVLAALEVIRCLDEHGVTTAAPLELAVWTNEEGTRFQPVMMGSGAFAGVFDLDVVLGRSDLEGKRVGDELRRIGYAGTEPCGARPVGAYFEAHIEQGPILENTGTTIGVVTGVMGLRWLQVTATGQDSHAGPTPMNLRRDALLAAARVVDRVHGIAVSHAPHGRGTVGYLQVKPNSINVVPGEVVFSIDIRHATTEGLDAMEAAVRAACEEIAHESGTTLSLADISRFAPTRFDPFMVEAVRKAAQGLGLSHMEVVSGAGHDAVYLAQVAPTAMIFVPCEGGISHNEVENARPEDLEAGCNVLLHALLARANAE is encoded by the coding sequence ATGAGTGCGCACGAATCGCTCCGCGTCAATGGCGCCCGGCTGTGGGACAGCCTCATGACGCTCGCCGAGATCGGTGCGACGCCCAAGGGCGGCGTGCGCCGCCTCGCGCTGACGGATGCCGACCGCCAGGGACGCGATCTGGTCGTCCGCTGGTGCAGGGAAGCCGGCCTTGCGGTGAGCGTGGACCGCATCGGCAACATCTTTGCGCGGCGCGCGGGGACCGACGCTTCGCGTCTGCCCGTCATCGCCGGAAGCCATATCGACACGCAGCCTTCAGGGGGCAAGTTCGACGGCAACTATGGCGTTCTGGCGGCGCTGGAGGTCATCCGCTGCCTCGATGAGCACGGTGTCACGACCGCGGCACCGTTGGAGCTGGCCGTCTGGACGAACGAGGAAGGCACGCGCTTCCAGCCGGTCATGATGGGTTCCGGCGCATTCGCTGGCGTCTTCGACCTCGACGTGGTCCTGGGCAGGTCGGATCTCGAAGGCAAGCGCGTCGGCGACGAATTGCGCCGTATCGGCTATGCCGGCACCGAGCCCTGCGGCGCGCGTCCGGTGGGCGCCTACTTCGAGGCTCACATCGAGCAGGGCCCCATTCTGGAGAACACCGGTACCACCATCGGCGTCGTCACGGGCGTCATGGGGCTGCGCTGGCTGCAGGTGACGGCCACGGGGCAGGACTCCCATGCCGGCCCCACTCCGATGAATCTGCGCCGCGACGCCCTCCTGGCCGCCGCCCGTGTCGTGGACCGCGTGCACGGCATCGCGGTATCCCACGCACCTCACGGGCGGGGAACGGTCGGCTATCTGCAGGTGAAGCCCAATTCGATCAACGTGGTCCCGGGTGAAGTGGTCTTTTCCATCGATATCCGCCACGCGACCACGGAAGGACTGGACGCCATGGAGGCTGCCGTGCGTGCCGCCTGTGAGGAGATCGCGCACGAATCCGGCACGACCCTCTCGCTGGCGGATATCTCCCGTTTCGCGCCCACGCGGTTCGATCCCTTCATGGTCGAAGCGGTCAGGAAGGCCGCGCAGGGGCTCGGACTCAGCCACATGGAAGTCGTGAGCGGCGCGGGACACGATGCCGTGTATCTCGCCCAGGTGGCGCCGACCGCGATGATCTTCGTGCCGTGCGAGGGAGGCATCTCGCACAACGAGGTCGAGAACGCGCGTCCGGAGGATCTCGAAGCGGGCTGCAACGTGCTGTTGCACGCCCTGCTCGCCAGGGCGAATGCCGAATGA
- a CDS encoding GMC family oxidoreductase N-terminal domain-containing protein translates to MDPNTYDYVIIGAGTAGCVLANRLSADPSKRVLLVEAGGNDDYFWIHVPVGYLYTIANPRTDWCFKTSPQKGLNGRSIGYARGKVIGGCSSINAMIYMRGQRSDYDHWASLGNQGWGWDDVLPVFKKSEDYVHGADEFHGAGGELRVEERRVSWEILDAWREAAEECGIPRIAEFNRGDNFGNAYFQMNQRKGVRWSATRAFLRPVEHRTNLDIQLNAHTLAVRFDRSAGRPRATGVALRLSDGTPREIAATREVVLAAGAIGSPQILQLSGVGSPERLSRHGVPVVHALPGVGENLQDHLQIRIQYKVSNVTTLNERANSLFGKALMGAEYFLFRTGPLTMPPSQLGAFARSDPAQPSANIEWHVQPLSLDKFGEPLHPFRAITPSVCNLRPSSRGSVHIDGPDPMAAPVIDPNYLSTEEDRQVASGSIRFTRRIMAAKALQRFLPEEYRPGPAVQSEEELIAAAGELGTTIFHPVGTCKMGRDAAAVVDDRLRVHGIDALRVIDASVMPTITSGNTNAPTVMIAEKGSAFIIEENRGR, encoded by the coding sequence ATGGATCCGAACACCTACGACTACGTGATCATCGGCGCAGGCACCGCCGGCTGCGTTCTCGCCAATCGGCTGTCGGCCGATCCGTCGAAGCGGGTGCTGCTCGTGGAAGCAGGCGGCAACGACGACTACTTCTGGATCCACGTCCCGGTCGGCTATCTCTACACCATCGCCAATCCGCGCACGGACTGGTGTTTCAAGACGTCGCCCCAGAAGGGACTCAACGGCCGGAGCATCGGCTACGCGAGGGGCAAGGTGATCGGCGGGTGCTCGTCGATCAACGCCATGATCTACATGCGCGGGCAGCGCAGCGACTACGATCACTGGGCTTCGCTCGGTAACCAGGGTTGGGGCTGGGACGACGTGCTGCCCGTGTTCAAGAAGAGCGAGGACTACGTCCATGGCGCCGACGAGTTCCACGGTGCAGGCGGGGAATTGCGCGTGGAGGAAAGGCGCGTGTCGTGGGAGATCCTCGACGCGTGGCGGGAAGCGGCCGAGGAGTGCGGCATTCCCAGGATCGCGGAGTTCAACCGCGGCGACAACTTCGGCAACGCCTACTTCCAGATGAACCAGCGCAAGGGCGTGCGGTGGAGCGCGACCCGCGCATTCCTCCGGCCGGTCGAGCATCGCACGAATCTGGACATCCAGCTCAACGCCCACACGCTGGCCGTTCGATTCGACCGCAGCGCCGGCCGTCCCAGAGCGACCGGGGTGGCACTGCGCCTGAGCGACGGCACGCCCCGCGAGATCGCAGCGACGCGCGAGGTTGTTCTTGCGGCCGGTGCCATCGGTTCGCCGCAGATCCTGCAGCTCTCGGGCGTGGGAAGTCCGGAACGGCTTTCGCGCCATGGCGTGCCGGTCGTCCATGCGCTTCCGGGTGTGGGCGAGAACCTGCAGGACCATCTCCAGATCCGCATCCAGTACAAGGTGTCCAACGTCACGACGCTGAACGAGCGGGCCAACTCCCTCTTCGGGAAGGCGCTGATGGGCGCGGAGTATTTTCTGTTCAGGACAGGCCCGCTCACGATGCCGCCATCGCAACTCGGCGCCTTTGCGCGCAGCGATCCGGCACAGCCTTCCGCGAACATCGAGTGGCACGTGCAGCCGCTTTCGCTCGACAAGTTCGGCGAACCCCTGCATCCGTTCCGCGCCATCACGCCTTCGGTGTGCAATCTGCGGCCATCCAGCCGTGGATCGGTGCACATCGACGGGCCCGACCCCATGGCAGCGCCGGTGATCGATCCGAACTATCTGTCCACGGAGGAGGACCGGCAGGTCGCGTCCGGCAGCATCCGTTTCACCCGCCGGATCATGGCAGCGAAGGCGCTGCAGCGCTTCCTGCCCGAGGAATACCGGCCCGGGCCGGCCGTGCAGAGCGAGGAGGAGCTGATCGCCGCCGCCGGCGAGCTGGGCACGACCATCTTCCATCCCGTCGGCACGTGCAAGATGGGTCGCGACGCCGCCGCGGTGGTGGACGACCGCCTGCGCGTTCACGGCATCGACGCCCTGCGCGTGATCGACGCTTCCGTGATGCCCACGATCACGTCGGGCAACACCAACGCGCCCACGGTCATGATCGCCGAGAAGGGCTCCGCTTTCATCATCGAGGAGAATCGCGGACGATGA
- a CDS encoding LysR family transcriptional regulator, translating to MRRIPSFSALRAFEAAARLESFQLAGAELHLTPSAVSHQIRALESHFGKPLFVRHNRQVELTSDGQRLLSRLSGALDVIEAACNELMPGPGRQTLVLRCAPSFASKWLGPRLAAFLRAHPAVNLRMFASADPVDLARMDDVDLAIVYGEAPAGASILVLPLGDERIEPLAAPHVAREADLSRVGPGDRTALIESTVSPVRWSDWFEANGIKVPAQAAGPSFDRGALAVAAAEQGLGIALESTRFAEEELTRGTLVPAGGTGLRAICRPLHFLCGRKAQADVPPIAAFRDWLLAEVARDPQGPPAAGARDPA from the coding sequence GTGCGCCGCATTCCGAGTTTCAGTGCCCTGCGGGCCTTCGAGGCCGCGGCCCGCCTGGAGAGCTTCCAGCTCGCCGGTGCCGAACTTCACCTGACGCCGTCGGCCGTGAGTCACCAGATTCGGGCGCTGGAAAGCCATTTCGGCAAGCCGCTGTTCGTCCGCCACAACCGCCAGGTCGAACTCACCAGCGACGGACAGCGTCTGCTCTCGCGCCTGTCGGGTGCGCTCGATGTCATCGAAGCCGCCTGCAACGAACTCATGCCAGGTCCAGGGCGGCAGACTCTCGTGCTGCGTTGTGCTCCGTCCTTCGCATCCAAATGGCTCGGACCGCGTCTGGCCGCATTCCTGCGGGCACATCCCGCGGTGAATCTCAGGATGTTCGCCAGCGCGGATCCGGTCGATCTTGCGCGCATGGACGACGTCGATCTCGCCATCGTCTACGGCGAGGCGCCGGCTGGCGCCAGCATCCTCGTGCTGCCGCTGGGCGACGAGCGCATCGAGCCCCTGGCGGCGCCGCATGTCGCACGCGAGGCCGACCTTTCTCGCGTCGGGCCCGGGGACAGAACGGCGCTCATCGAATCCACCGTGAGCCCGGTACGCTGGTCCGACTGGTTCGAAGCCAATGGGATCAAGGTGCCGGCACAGGCCGCGGGTCCCTCCTTCGACCGCGGTGCCCTTGCGGTCGCGGCCGCGGAGCAAGGGCTGGGAATCGCACTGGAGAGCACGCGTTTCGCGGAAGAGGAATTGACGCGGGGCACGCTGGTGCCGGCGGGCGGGACGGGGCTCCGGGCGATCTGCCGGCCACTCCACTTTCTCTGTGGCAGAAAGGCACAGGCCGACGTGCCCCCGATCGCGGCGTTTCGTGACTGGCTGCTTGCCGAGGTCGCGAGGGACCCCCAGGGGCCACCGGCCGCGGGTGCGCGGGATCCTGCGTAG
- a CDS encoding zinc-binding dehydrogenase, producing the protein MSLPIKRATSVRVATFAGPGASPVIRTVPWPDVPKNAAVLQVGACGVCGTDQHILKGHWPKPLPWPFTLGHEVGGVIVEKGPELDADFMGKPLEVGSRVMIPPLMPCGRCYYCVHYPETANKCLTPVYYGRYLGFDKAPHMWGGWAEYIYVDLDMLPGTKIYKLPDDMSLRLGSLSEPLTSAMRGFNRAIRAGSFKWGDTVVIQGSGPIGILAVAAAQEMGAGRVICVGAPENPRLALARRFGAEETVDIQEYTTSEARIARVREIVGGFGADVVMDCSGHPSAGPEGIEFLRDGGTYIEMGQFTDAGSVTTNWHRFCTKDINLLGSWGFTGNDLALGVDMLYRTRDKYPWLAIQTVYPFSEEGVSQAVQDAMAMKTVKSTIVPFPELVQD; encoded by the coding sequence ATGAGCCTGCCCATCAAACGCGCCACGTCGGTCCGTGTGGCCACCTTCGCCGGTCCCGGCGCGAGCCCCGTCATCCGGACGGTGCCCTGGCCCGACGTGCCGAAGAACGCCGCGGTCCTCCAGGTCGGCGCCTGCGGGGTGTGCGGCACCGATCAGCACATCCTCAAGGGCCACTGGCCGAAGCCACTTCCCTGGCCCTTCACCCTGGGGCACGAGGTGGGAGGCGTGATCGTCGAGAAAGGTCCGGAACTGGACGCCGACTTCATGGGGAAACCTCTGGAGGTCGGCTCACGCGTGATGATTCCTCCGCTCATGCCCTGCGGCCGCTGCTACTACTGCGTCCACTATCCGGAGACGGCCAACAAGTGCCTGACGCCGGTCTACTACGGCCGGTATCTGGGCTTCGACAAGGCACCCCACATGTGGGGCGGCTGGGCGGAATACATCTACGTCGATCTGGACATGCTTCCCGGCACCAAGATCTACAAGCTCCCCGACGACATGAGCCTGCGCCTCGGGTCCTTGTCCGAGCCACTCACCTCGGCGATGCGAGGGTTCAACCGTGCCATCAGGGCTGGCAGCTTCAAGTGGGGCGATACGGTCGTCATCCAGGGCTCGGGCCCCATCGGGATTCTCGCAGTGGCGGCTGCCCAGGAGATGGGAGCGGGACGCGTGATCTGCGTGGGCGCGCCCGAGAATCCACGCCTCGCGCTCGCCCGGAGGTTCGGTGCGGAGGAGACGGTGGACATCCAGGAATACACGACATCGGAAGCGCGCATCGCCCGCGTGCGCGAGATCGTGGGCGGCTTCGGTGCGGACGTCGTCATGGACTGCTCGGGTCATCCGTCCGCCGGCCCCGAAGGCATCGAGTTCCTGCGTGACGGCGGCACGTACATCGAGATGGGCCAGTTCACGGACGCGGGAAGCGTCACCACCAATTGGCACCGGTTCTGCACCAAGGACATCAATCTGCTGGGATCGTGGGGATTCACGGGCAACGATCTGGCCCTTGGCGTGGACATGCTCTACCGCACCCGCGACAAGTATCCCTGGCTCGCGATCCAGACCGTCTACCCGTTCTCCGAAGAGGGCGTGTCCCAGGCAGTGCAGGACGCCATGGCCATGAAGACCGTGAAGTCGACCATCGTTCCGTTTCCCGAACTGGTCCAGGACTGA